From one Synechocystis sp. PCC 6803 substr. PCC-P genomic stretch:
- a CDS encoding thioredoxin family protein has translation MTPAKIRNALLAVVAIALSAAVYLGFQTQTQGISLEAQAQRAIPLATALDNGRPTLVEFYADWCTSCQAMAPDLAELKKNYGGSVNFAMLNVDNNKWLPEVLRYRVDGIPHFVYLDDTGTAIAESIGEQPLRVLEQNITALVAHEPIPYANVTGQTSVVENRTIEADPTSPRSHGNPRPS, from the coding sequence ATGACCCCGGCCAAAATTCGTAACGCCTTATTAGCCGTAGTGGCGATCGCCTTGAGTGCGGCCGTTTATCTCGGTTTCCAAACCCAAACCCAGGGTATATCCCTAGAAGCCCAAGCCCAGCGGGCCATTCCCCTGGCCACTGCCTTGGACAATGGTCGTCCCACCTTGGTGGAATTCTATGCTGACTGGTGTACTAGCTGCCAAGCCATGGCTCCGGACTTAGCAGAGTTGAAGAAAAACTATGGCGGTTCGGTGAACTTTGCCATGCTCAATGTGGACAACAATAAATGGTTGCCGGAAGTGTTGCGCTATCGGGTGGATGGCATTCCCCATTTTGTTTACCTAGATGACACCGGCACGGCGATCGCCGAGAGCATTGGAGAGCAACCGTTGAGGGTGTTGGAGCAAAATATCACTGCCCTGGTAGCCCACGAACCCATCCCCTACGCCAATGTAACTGGCCAAACTTCAGTGGTGGAAAACCGAACCATTGAAGCTGACCCCACCTCTCCCCGCAGTCACGGTAATCCCCGCCCCAGCTAG
- a CDS encoding riboflavin synthase subunit alpha, giving the protein MALASFSAILCFTVQEDVVRASLGCVAVLSILVTLFFAPWALKLTLMAVPFGLERFYRLNQNAPMD; this is encoded by the coding sequence TTGGCCTTAGCCTCGTTTTCTGCCATCCTGTGCTTCACTGTGCAGGAAGATGTGGTCAGGGCTTCGTTAGGTTGTGTGGCCGTATTGTCGATTTTGGTCACTCTCTTTTTTGCTCCCTGGGCGTTAAAACTGACTTTAATGGCGGTTCCCTTCGGTTTAGAGCGGTTTTATCGCCTCAATCAAAATGCCCCCATGGATTGA